Part of the Deinococcus aestuarii genome, TTCACCGAGGGTGAGCTGTACGTCTGCCGGGGCGTGATCGTCGAGGCAGTGAGCGAAGAGGACCATCTCGTGCTCGCCTTGCGCATGGTGGAGGTCCCCGGGTGACCCTGGTTCGTTCCCGTGACCCCCTCGCGCTGACCGACCTCACCGACCAGGCGCTGCGGGTGCGGGCGGTCGAGGCCGCGAGCACCTACGACGTGGAGACGCTGGTGGGGGTGACGCGAGCGTACATGACCGCCGGGAGCCGCAAGGGGGCGCGCACCAGCCCAAAAACGCTGGCGGCCTACAGCCTCGCCGTGCGGGACTTCGTGCCGTGGGCGCGGGACCACGGGGTGCAGCTCCTGCGCCCGGGGCGGCGGGATGGGGGGCGGTACGTCGCGCAGCTCCAGACCCGGCCCTCGAACGGGCGTGGGCGGACGGGCACGCTCTCCGCCTCGACCGTGTCCCAGTACGTGGCCGGGGCGAGGGCGCTCTACCGCGCGCTGCGCTGGGCGGGAGCGACCGACGCGCAGCCCTTCGAGGACGCCCACGTGCCCCCCGACCCCACGCCGGGGATCGTCAGGAACCCGCCGTACATGGGAGAGATCGACGCGGTGCTGGCGCACTGCGAGCCCCGGCTGGCGGCCCTGCTGCTGCTGTGTGCGCACGCCGGGTTGCGGGTGAGTGAGGCGCTGGGTGTGAGGATGGGCGACATCCAGGGGACCCGGCTGACCGTGCACGGGAAGGGCGGGAAGGTCCGGCGGGTACCGCTCGGGAAACGCGTCCGGGCGGCCCTGGCGGGCCTCTCCCCCGTTCGGTCGGGCGGCTCGCTGTTCGACTGGACCTATCACCAGGCGAAGTACCGGATGTCCACGGCCTTCCGGGCGGCGGGGCACGGGGACGCCTGGCGGGGCTTCCACGCGGCGAGGAAGCACTCCGGGACGCGGCTCTACCGTGCCACCAAGGACTTCACCCGGGTCAGCCTTTTCCTGGGGCACGCCTCCAGCGACACCACCCGCCGCTACGTGGCCCTGGAGGAAAACGACGTTCAAAGCGAGGTCGAGGAATTTTGATTCGGCCACGCTGATGATCGCCACGGGCAGCGGAAGAGTTGCCCGTGGCGGCCTCCCTTTATAAACCCCCAGCGCCGCGCGGACCAAGGTGCATAGGGGCGTTACTGGTGCCTGGCCCCCGCCGGGTCTGCAAACCAGGCGTCGCGGTCTCGCCCCACCCGTTCCTTGGCGTGACGCCAGTTAACGTAAAGATACGTCGTGGGCTCGACGGACACTCCCGCTGCCGCAAGCCTCGATTCGGCATCACGCCAGGATAAGGCGAACGTCGAAGCGATGACACGAACCTTCATCGTCAGGGCCAAACGAATGGCATCAAAGGCTTCATCCCCAGGATCGCTTGCGTGGAGGACCAGAACGCCGTCGGGTCTCAGACGCCTCCGCACCTCATCCCAGAGGAATGCGCCCGGCCTCACCTGGAGCAGTTCGCATGCTCCGCTAAGGGCTTGCCCCGCATCACCAACCAGGAGGGGGTCGTCGACGATCACCACCCGCCGTTGACGCCGCAGAGCGTGCGCCAGGGCGAGCACCAGTGTGGCGCGGTCCGCCACCGGCTTGCCGTACACCACCGTCAACGGGGTATCTGGCACCTTCAGCTTCCGGGGAACACGCTGAACCCCACGTTGCAGGCGCACCGCTTTCGGAGAGCCGTCCTCACCGTGAAAGAAGTGGACCGAGTGACTTGTCCCCCTCGTCGCCTCCCTCAGACTCGCGTACCATTCCAGCAGTTGCGTCCCGTCGCCGTCGTCGCGCAGGTTCGCGTCGTCGAGCGTGATGGGCAACCCGTCCGCCATCAGGGCCTCCCCCCGCTCCCAGTAGAAACTGGTGGCCTCCAACAACGGCGCTCGCGCATACGGGTGAGCGGCAGGGGGCAAGAGCGGCCAGGGGCTAAGCGTCGCTCCACCACGCTGCCGTATCCGCCACTCGGCGGGTGAGATGAGTTGAAGCGTGCCGTCAGGCGGCCACACCAGCAGAGGCAAGGAGGCCTCCGGGAGTGCGGGGCTCCGCGGTGAGCGTGGATGCCGCAGCTCTGCCAACAGCGGCAGCAAGAGGGGATCAAGTCGGTCGGTCAGCGCTGAATGAACAGGAACAGCTTGCCCGCTGGGCGTGTCGGCAAGCCGCCGGGTTCGCAGGTCATGCCAGTCGCGGTATCCCAGGCTGGCGGAGGCCAGGTTGAGCGCCTGGCAGTGGGTGATGTCCAGGCTGTGCTTCTCTCCAAGAGAGGTGCGGAGGCGGTTCGCCAGCTTCTTGACAGGGTCGTCCGAAAAACGCTTCATTCTGGTCTCCAATCAGATAGCACCCAGGCAGGAGCTCCCGCTCGTCCGCCCTGTGCTGTTCTGAAGGGACAAGAACGACGATCTCGCTTCGAATTGGATTCGCGCTTTGCCGGCCTGAAGTCAGGTGCGGGAGGCGGGTGGCGAATGAACCGTTATGAGGGTGCCACATCATGACGAGCCGGTCAACCACGCGCCCGGCAAGGACGAAGGACCACCGGGCACGGGGTCTGCCGCGCCTTTGGTGATGCGGGTTGAGGTCACGTCGTCTTTCGTCCTGGACGTCTAGGCCGTCCCGCGCGACCCTGAACGCCTGAACCTGCAGGCCGTTCACCTTGAGCCGAGGATAATCAGGGGGCCGTCTGTTGGACGGAGCCTGCCTGCCCGACTAGCTCTGGAGGGAGAACAGGTTGATGAGCGGCGCGACGGTGCCGTCCGGAAGGCCAAGTGCTTCGTCCATGAAGGCGGCCAACGCGTCCTCAACGGGTTGGAGTTGGAACCTCAGGAGCCGCAGCAGTCTGTGCTCCTGGCGGGGGATCAGCCACTGCAACTCGTTGACGTAATCGGCAGTCAATGGTTGTGTCCCGGTGGCCGCTGCCGTGAGCGCCCCCTCAATCGCCTGCCTGACCGCCGCTGCGCGGTCGGCGCCAACCCTGCCAGATTCGATCATCTGGTCATACGTTGGCCACTCGTCGTTTTCAAACGCGAGTTCTTCCCTATCAACGAACTCGGTGACGCGCTCGAACAACTCGGCAGGGTCGAGGTAGTCCGGATTGGCACTGACATCGAGATACACCTGGCCGCCCTCCACGCGCAGCCGTGAGCGTACCCAGACCTGCCCCTCCTCACCGCTGAGCCAATCCGTTGAGAAGCGCTCCCGGTTGTTCAGGGCACGCTGGGCTTCCACTCTCGCACCGAGAGGATGATCGAGGGACGAGAATTGACTGTAAACGGGCCAGGTGTCCCCCGGAAGCCGGGTGCTCCGCGAAGACGCGATGTCGTCCACCTCCCTCTGTCCATGTTCCAGCAGCGCGTCCGTGATCCGCTGGGCATCGACCGGATCAGAGGCGCGGTGGTCCACGAAGTCCCGCGGGAAGTCCTCGGGCATGAGCTGGACGCCGTCGATCCGCAAGAAAAAGAACTGCGATCCGCCGTGCTGTTCCTTGACGACTTCCAGCAGGCACCCCTGGTGGTCCAGCGTTCGCATCGTTTCGAGCGTGCTCACCAGCTCACTCTACTTCGGGACAGTGCTCAGCCCGTGGCGCCCGCCTTGCCCGGGGGCGGGAGAAGACCCGGGTCTCCTCCCGCCCTTGTTCCCCTGGGCAGCGTGAAACCGCAAGTCGCGCCGGCTCCAGGCCGACCCGCCACCGTCCCCCTGCCTCGGGCCGCGCGACGATCCGGTGACGATGGCGGTCCGAACAGGGTTCCGGTTCGCTCTCGGCGGTGCCCCCACGCCGCGCCCCGAACAGGCTGGGGAGGGCCCACGGTTCTTTGATCGCTGGCGACGGCTCGCCGGTGACGGGCCGCAACCGGACCACTGCACATTGCAACGCCCCCTCTTTTCGACTGGCTTCGCCGCGCGCAAGCCGATCCTCTGTCCCCGGGTAGCCGATTAATACAAAAAAAGAGAACAAAAGCGTCACGGAAACCCCTGCCTCTTCAAGCGAAAAGCCTCGCCTCCGGCATCCGCCCCCGCCCGGGCACCGCCACGCTCCCCTCCTCACCCATACCGCCAGCGGGGCACGCAGAAGCGGCAAACCCCACGCGCCCGGTCCCCACAGGCGCCTCCCAGACCTGCTCCGTGCCCAGGAGAACACCAGAAGCAGGGGCACCAGCGCGAGGCTCCGCCGCCCCCAGAGCTACCCCTGCCACACACTCCACACCAAAAACAAGGACAGCGCCTCTCCCCTCCCCGGCACGAAACCGGGAGGACGCTGGGAGAGCCGGGCCACCGAGTTCCCCCTGCCACGAAAACCGGTGCACCTAAGACCAAGCATCACTCACAAAGCACGGGCGTGAGCAACGGAAGCGGGAGCCTCAGCAGAAGCAGACTACGGGGGGAGGAAGAAAAAGGCGGGCAGGTCACCCGATCCCTCAGTCTTCAATTTTATTAATTCGTTTAAGGGCCGACCCGACCACCCATCCCGTCATCCGGGAGCAGGGGAGAGGTCCAAGGCTTCCGCGCCCTCACGGATGACCCGGTGGGCGTGAGCCTTCAGCCTCTGCACGAGACCGGCCGAACTGCGGCGCAGGTCATGATCCCCGGGCAACGCGTTCAGGCCGCTGATCACGGCCAACGCGAGGTGCTCGTCCACAGCTTGCGCTGCCGCAGACATGAGCTGTTCGATCACGCTTCGCCACGGGTGACCGTGTTCTGGAATGAAGCGGATGAGCAGATAGAGCGCGTGGCCTGCCGGACGGCCCTCTCCCTGGCTGGCTGCGATAAGCCCGGGCAGGTAGCGGTCCAGCCCCACGTGGCCCTTCTGGAGCAGGAGGCCCAGGGCCTCGAGGGCGCTGGTGAGGTCGGGATCGTGGCCTGTCACCAGGGTCGAGCTCAGGGTCAGCTCATCCCCGGGGAGCAGCAGCAGTCCCAGTTCCGCGTGGAGCAGGAGACGCTGCAACTGCACGGGTGCGGGAGTCGGGGCATACCCGGGGCCCTCCCGGTCGATCACACGAACCAGGGCGGCGGCCTCAGGCAACTGCCGCAGCCGCCCGGTCGCGGACTCGCGAAGCTCCGGGCTGAGGTCCTTCCAGGAGAGGCGCAGGGCGGTGAGCATGGCGACCTTGTGGGTGACATAGATGTTCTCGTTCGGGAGCGCGTCGAACAGTCCCTCCACGAGGTCGCGCCGCTGCTCCTCGCCGAGCGCTTCGGGATAGTTCTCCAGCAGCAGGGGAAGGAAGCGCACAGGGTGCGTCCAGTTCAGGGTGATGGCCTCTTCCCCGGACGTGCATTTGAGATCGTCGACGATGCCCGCAAAGTAGGAAAACGCCTTTTCCCGCACGTAGGTGGTCGCCTGTGCGCGGGAGGTCTGAAGCAGGGCCAGCCAGCGCGTTCGCGGGTCGAGTTGCCTCAACTCCTCGTTCTGAAGAGCGGCGAGCAGGTAATTCCCGAAGGCAGGTTCCTCTGCGTAGACCCGGGCAAGATCGCCCAGCAAATCAACCACGTCGTCCAGGTCCCAGCGTGTGGCGGGAAGATCGAGATTGTCAAGAAGCCTTTGTGCGGCGGGGAGGTCCTCAGGACGCCAGCCATGCCGTGCAAGCACCTTCCAGCCCCCCATGCGGTCGAAGGGCGTGCCCGCGAGAACCTCGACCAGACCACGCACCTGCTCGGCGGTCAGGGCCTCCCACTCGGCGACCGCGACCAGGGCGTCGACAGCGTAGGACACGGTGTACCTGCGCCCCTCGACGAAGGGGGTCAGCTCGTACTCCCTCTGGGAAGGTTTCTCCCGTGAGCGGCGATGGTGTTCGGTGATGCCCGCCCACAACTCATCCCGCAGGCTTTCCAGCGTGTGGCGGTCAAGATAGGGAGTCAGCACCCGAATGGCCTTGAGGGTCATGAGGTTCCGGGCCTCGGAAGCGGGTCCCTCCTCGTTCCTCGGGCGGGCGAGGAGCCATTCCTTCCAGAAAGAATTCTCGCGGTAGGCCTCCAGAGGCTGGGCCTTCAGGACCTTCTCGAGGAGGTCTTCCCGAGGCGCCCGCCAGAGGGCCGTCAGGATGTCGGAGAGGGGGGGTTCGGGAAGCGTGAGCAGAAGTTGCGCCCACTCGGCACGCAGGTGCTCCAGATCGTAGGCGTCCCCGCAGGCGTAGGCGATGAACTGCGCCTAGCAGTACTTCTGCCACGCGTCGAACAGGTTCGAACTGCTTCGGAATGACGAGCGCCGGTCAAGCTTCTGCGCGTAGGCCTCCTGGCTCACGAGGGCCGCGACTTCCCGCATCAGGGCGTCGGTGACCGGGTTGGAATACCACGCCGGGAGCCCCAGCATGACCTGATGCTGCTCGAAGAGGGCGTCGTGGTCGTCATCGTCGCGAACACGGTTGAGGTCGAGCAGCAGGCGCCTGCGGAGCCAGCGCGCGGTGGGGGAGTCCGGGAGGCGGTCCAGAAGAGTTCTGGCCCGCTGGTAATGCCGCTCGGCCCTGGGGCTGTCTCCCGCCTCGGAGGCCAGGACGCCCAGCAGGCGCAGCCGGGTGATCTGCCTCTCCGGTGTCCAGCTCGCCGGGTCCATGCTCATCAGTTCGGTTTCCGCGCTGCCGATCTGGCCGCGAAGCGCCACCCTCACGACGCGCATCACGAGCGGGTCTCCGTCGAGGTTGTCGTGTCCGAACCATTCCGTGAAGCGCTGGGACTGCTCGTGCCCGCCACGCTGGAACAGCTCGTCGAGTTCCCGCGTCCAGGGCGTGACGAGGGGAATGCCCACCTGTTCGAGCACGATGGATTCCTCGCCGAACGCTTTCCAGCCGGCCTCGAGCGTCCGCTGCATCTGGGGAGTGGGATGGGACGCGGGGGGCGCCGGCGCCGGAAGGGCGGCCGGGGCAGGGCCGAGCCGATCAAGCTGCTCGCTGAGAATGCGGAATCCGGGCGACTCATGTTCGAGCGTGAGCCGCTCCAGCGCCCGGAGCACTTCCCGCTGGCCCTCGGAGGGGATGCCCCCGTCGTAGATGCGCAGACTCCCGAAGACGTCCTCGTAGTCCTGCTGGGTCGCGGTGGCCCGGTCAAGGAAGCTCTCCCGCCACGTGTTGCCCCGCGCGAGGTACCGCTCCCTCAAGTCCTCGAACAGCTCCTGCTGACGCGATGGGAGCGTGACGTGGGCCTCGGCGGCCCGCAGGAACATGACCTCCGCCAGATGCAGTTTCAGCCTCTGGTAGTTCTGATCCGATCTGCGCTGCTGATACCTCTCCCAGATGCCCATTCCGCCGTCGATCAGGCCGACCAGCGTGGCCACACCGCCGACGGCCGCACCAACCGACATCAGCGGTCCCTCCCTGCATTCTCCCCGCTCATCTCCAGCCCCCCTGCTCCCACTCGCCGTCCGACCGACCTTCTAACAGCAGGGGACCGTAGAAGGCCTGCAGGAGCCCCATCACCTCGGCGAACGTGGGGGCGGTGAAGGCGTTGCGTCTCAGGTACTGTCCCCAGCGAGTGGAGAGGGTGGATTCAACCGCGAAGTCATCGCTGAGGATGTCCTGCACGCGGTCGACTGGCGTGCCTCTCGCCGCGAAACTCCGTTCGAGGGCCTCCCGGACGATCCTGGCCTGGAAGGCCTCGGTGCGGAGGATCACCTGGAGATCGTAGAGGTCTTTCATGCGGGTGGTGGCCTCGCCGATCTCGACGAGGGCCGCGAACTTCTCGGTGATCACGGTTTCCAGCGGGTACACGGCGATGGCGACGGCCTCGTCGAGGAGCAGGGCGGGGAATGTCATCCGGACCGGCGCGGGCGTGATCACGTTCCCGAAGGACAGGTCCAGTTGCAACGTCACCTGCGAGGAGCCGAGGGTGGCCCGCAGCCTGGCGGTGACGCCCGGATAGTCGAACGCCTCGTTGATCAGGGCGACTTGGAGGCTTGCGGCGTCGAAGGTGAGCCCGTCCCCGAAGGGGATGGCGCACAGGTCTTCCAGCACCGCCCTGACCTGCTCGGGCGTGTTCGGCAATCCGCTCGCGGCGAGGTCGATGTCCTGGGTGGGCCGCGCCGCGTTTCCGTACCGGGCGAAGAGGCTCAGTGCCCCTTTGAGCACGAACTGCTCGGCGTAGAGTGAGGCGTCGAGGCGGGCGAGGAGGCCCTGCTGGGCGTACAGCAGCAGCATGGTGTTCGGGGGGATGTTGGGGAACCGGGTGCGTTGCAGGTGTTTGAGGCGGTCCAGGAGGCCGGCCGGGTTAATGATCCTGGTCATGGCTGAGCACCTCCAGGTCGCGTGAGAGTTCCTTCCACACCTTGAGTTCCCTGGCGAGGGAGGTGAGATGCCGGCGGTCCACCGTCCGGAGGGTCAAGGCCTTTTTGAGCCCTTCCAGGTAGAGGTCCCGGCCGAACTTGGGGGCATAGCGGAGCAGGTCCACGAGGGTCTTCTCGGCCGTGTAGGTGGTGAGCGGCCGGCCGCGCACGTCGATCTCGGTGACGCCGGCCTGGTAGGCCCCGGCCGAGAAGTAGAAGGTCTCGAGCAGCAGGCCCTCGAGGTGGAGTTCCTGCCGGTTCCCGGGCACGGCGAGTTGAAGTCGGCTGGGCCGGGTGGTGGTGAGGCCGTGCAGGTGAAGCGCACTCACGAGGCAGGGGCGGGCGTACGGGTACCGCAACTGGACTTCCAGCAGGTCGGTGGCCTCCGCGTCGGCGGGAGCCAGGCCGTCCGGGGAGGTGAGCCGGTACACGCCGCGGGCCAGCCGGAGGATCGACCCCGACCGCACTAGGCGAGTGAGTTCGACCCTGGGGATACCCGCCTCCGTGACCTCCGCCGCCGTGGCGTAGCCCCCCCGGTCCAGGAAGAGCTGAACAAGTGAAGCGTGGTGTTCGGAGGCGGTCATGGTGCTTGTTCCAGAGTATAGGGGAAAACGCTTCATCGTCCTTGAGTCTGGAACGTTGTCTGCTTGTCCAGGCTCTTTCCCCTGCTCGATTAGATTCTTTCGCCTCATTCGACTCGGGAAGCGCGCCTGTGACAGGAGTGGGTGGTGGGCGAGGGGGAAGTTCGACCTCGTTCCCCCACCGGGACGGCCCGACCACCGCCCGCCTTCGCCGGGGCGCTGGAGAGTGAGCCCTTCATGGGTCCACACCAGGACGAGGCCCATTCCATCCGGTACCGTCTCCCCCGGAGGTCATCCCCAGAGCTACCAGGAAAAGACCCTAACATCCACCTTGAATTCGCCCTGTGCGCCAAACGGCCGTCGAGAAGTGCTCCGGCATTCCGCCCAAACCTCCCCCGCCGCGCTCACCACTTCCGAAAAGGACGTACCATGACGGCCGAAGTGCTCCGTGCCCCGCCTGTCTCCCTGGACCGCTACATGCGCCCCGAGGACCCGCTCTTGCCTGTTGGACAACTCCTCGCGGGTCGGCTGACTCCTGCCGAGCGGCGCCGATTCCAACACGCCGAGCGCCGCGCTCGCCGAGCAAGACGACCTCATCCTCCAGATCATGGTCTGAGGGTCCAAACGCCCCGGCTTCCCGTAGGACGTGGTGTTGCGAGACGGTGGCGCCCCTCGCCCATTCCATCCGGAAGAGAATTCCTTCCCCGGGGGAACGG contains:
- a CDS encoding tyrosine-type recombinase/integrase, with amino-acid sequence MTLVRSRDPLALTDLTDQALRVRAVEAASTYDVETLVGVTRAYMTAGSRKGARTSPKTLAAYSLAVRDFVPWARDHGVQLLRPGRRDGGRYVAQLQTRPSNGRGRTGTLSASTVSQYVAGARALYRALRWAGATDAQPFEDAHVPPDPTPGIVRNPPYMGEIDAVLAHCEPRLAALLLLCAHAGLRVSEALGVRMGDIQGTRLTVHGKGGKVRRVPLGKRVRAALAGLSPVRSGGSLFDWTYHQAKYRMSTAFRAAGHGDAWRGFHAARKHSGTRLYRATKDFTRVSLFLGHASSDTTRRYVALEENDVQSEVEEF
- a CDS encoding glyoxalase superfamily protein; the encoded protein is MKRFSDDPVKKLANRLRTSLGEKHSLDITHCQALNLASASLGYRDWHDLRTRRLADTPSGQAVPVHSALTDRLDPLLLPLLAELRHPRSPRSPALPEASLPLLVWPPDGTLQLISPAEWRIRQRGGATLSPWPLLPPAAHPYARAPLLEATSFYWERGEALMADGLPITLDDANLRDDGDGTQLLEWYASLREATRGTSHSVHFFHGEDGSPKAVRLQRGVQRVPRKLKVPDTPLTVVYGKPVADRATLVLALAHALRRQRRVVIVDDPLLVGDAGQALSGACELLQVRPGAFLWDEVRRRLRPDGVLVLHASDPGDEAFDAIRLALTMKVRVIASTFALSWRDAESRLAAAGVSVEPTTYLYVNWRHAKERVGRDRDAWFADPAGARHQ
- a CDS encoding nucleotidyl transferase AbiEii/AbiGii toxin family protein translates to MTRIINPAGLLDRLKHLQRTRFPNIPPNTMLLLYAQQGLLARLDASLYAEQFVLKGALSLFARYGNAARPTQDIDLAASGLPNTPEQVRAVLEDLCAIPFGDGLTFDAASLQVALINEAFDYPGVTARLRATLGSSQVTLQLDLSFGNVITPAPVRMTFPALLLDEAVAIAVYPLETVITEKFAALVEIGEATTRMKDLYDLQVILRTEAFQARIVREALERSFAARGTPVDRVQDILSDDFAVESTLSTRWGQYLRRNAFTAPTFAEVMGLLQAFYGPLLLEGRSDGEWEQGGWR
- a CDS encoding type IV toxin-antitoxin system AbiEi family antitoxin domain-containing protein, with amino-acid sequence MTASEHHASLVQLFLDRGGYATAAEVTEAGIPRVELTRLVRSGSILRLARGVYRLTSPDGLAPADAEATDLLEVQLRYPYARPCLVSALHLHGLTTTRPSRLQLAVPGNRQELHLEGLLLETFYFSAGAYQAGVTEIDVRGRPLTTYTAEKTLVDLLRYAPKFGRDLYLEGLKKALTLRTVDRRHLTSLARELKVWKELSRDLEVLSHDQDH